Part of the Halalkalibacter krulwichiae genome is shown below.
TGCGTCATCACTTTTCAATGATTTTGCCCTTTCGTTCGATTAGGTTTTTAGTTATATGCTTATTGTACTATCGTTGTAGTGAAAACGGTAGGGGTTATTTTATTTTTCTTAACGTTTATTGAAGAGATAATTAGTATCTAAATATCATTGCTCCCTTATCTAGGAAATTCAGTTAGTAATTTCAAGGTATTACTCCTATATTTCCCCTGCATTTCGGTTTACTAAAGTAATAGCCATGAATTTTGATCGGTTGGTGTATGAGACCCAAAAAAAGCCACCACACCCTCTCTTACCAAAGGCGTAGTGGCTTTCCCTTATTCCTCAAACGCATCCGGATAAACAGTTGTATTAAACACTTCACCGGTCTCTGCGTTTTCTAAATGAATTGTTACGTCAATCTTATCTGGATCGTCTCCGTTAAAGATCTGATAATACATCCCAGTCATCGCTAATCCTAATGCAGCGAATCCATCAAAGCTATTTTCAAAAGCTTCTTGGTCAACAACGAGCGTAAACTCTGAATAAGATTGGTTCGATCTCACATCCGCAATTGATGGGTAATCGTCACTCTGTTTGATTTCTTCGATATTCGCTTCAATTCCCTCTCTCATCTCGCTCATCATTTCGTTATGAGTCGAGCGCGACATTTTATACGTAAGCGAGCCATCCTCATTTTCTGTTACTTCTTTTACGCCGGCTTCTTTTGCATCAGCGATCACTTGGTCGATGTCTTGATCTTCAAGCATCATTGGCGGAATCGTAATTTCGACGTTCAAGAGACCACGGTCAACTTCAACCGATTGCTCGTCCTCCTCCGTTGCTTCTTCCTCTTCCCCAGGGGCTTCAGCTACTTCATCGGCATCAAGTTCCTCATCTGCTTGTGGCTGTCCGCACGCTGCGAGAAACGCAATAAACAGCACTATGAATAACCATGTTACATTCTTTTTCATTTAAAACCCTCCTATTTGGAAAATAAAATCCATTTACTAGTATGCCAAATAAAGGTGTTTTTAACAGGCTGTTTTAGGGTGATTGTTGCTTAAGGACATATTGCGCCCGAACTGCTAAGGGAGATGTCCTTTAGACAACTTCTCTCGGACACTTCCAACCCCTTCTCCCGCGAGACTGTCCTTTAGACGACTTCTTTCGGACACTTCCAACCCCTTCTCCCGCGAGACTGTCCTTTAGACGACTTCTTTCGGACACTTCCAACCCCTTCTCCCGCGAGACTGTCCTTTAGACGACTTCTCTCGGACACTTCCAACCCCTTCTCCCTCGAGACTGTCCTTTAGAACCCTACGCTCTCCAAGTAACCAAATAAAAACCTTGAAAGAAGTAACCTACTTCTCTCAAGGCGCATAGCGAAAGGAGCTATCTCCATCTTATTTTTAAACATTCGGCAGCGATACATCCAAGACAGCTACTCTTCCTCCTTTGACGACTTCTAAGCATTCGTGAATCGCATCTCGTAATTCATCTGCTCGTTCCACTTTTTTGGCGTACGCTCCTCCTGCGGCTTCGGCGATCTTTGATAGGTCGGCGTCTGGGGTGAAGTCGACGAAGAATTGATTCGTTTGTTGGGCGATGCCGGTTGGGTGTACACCGAGTGTCGATAGTTTCGGTGATTTCCAGCCGTGATTGTTGTAAATAATTGTTAGGAAAGGTGTTTCGTAACGTTTGGCCATCCAGTGAACCGATGATGGGATGCTGAATAAGTAGGAGCCATCCCCGTTAAGCTTATAACCGTTTTCGTCGGGTCCGCTAATTTCATACCGATTGCCGCTCCTCCGTTCCAGCCAAGTGATCCAGCTCCGCTTCCAAAGAGCATCCCACTGCGGTTTAGCTCAAGGTGGTTCGAGATCGTTGGATAATTGGAAATGCCTTCGTTGACGACAATCGTATTTTGGTCAATGATTTCACGGACACAAGCGGTTAAGTATTCGGGTGTAATCGCATCACCGTCCGGCTCCTCCATGAGACGGAAAGCTTGTTTGCGTTCATGGTGAATGACCTCAAATTTTTCCCAACGATTAGAAATTTGTTCTTGATCAAGGTCGCTTATCGCGCTCAATTTTTCATTTAATTGCTCAAGGGCAATCTGCGAGTCCGCTTTAAAAAAGTTTTTCGAAGGAATGTACCAAAGTGGCATTTGCTCCTTAATCGGGTCAGCATCGATGTAGTAAATTGTCGCTTCGTTTCCTGGCTTATTTTTTAACGGAATCCAAGGCACGTCACTGTCTAGCACTAAAATGACATCGGCTTGTTCGAGCCATTTGTTTTGTTCCGGTGTGTTCCATTGATAACCGATGTGCATCGCGTGATCAGCCGGGAAGTTCACATAGTTCGGGCATGATTCCAATACGGGAATGGCCAATTGTTCTGAGAGACGGATTAACTCATTCACGGCTGCTTCGTTTCGCCCTAAATAAGAGGTAACGATCAGCGGGTTTTTGGAGTTTCGTAAATCATTGGCTATTTCTGTGACTTGTTTTGGCGGGAGTGCACTTGGAGCGATCGGCTCCCACAAGCTCGGATCGATCGTAACCTTTTCTTCCAGCTGTTCTTCCATTACTTCCCGTGCCCCATTAAATAAACCGGGCCTTTCGGTTCGCTTTTCGCAAATTGCATCGCACGGTGGACAAGTTGTTTGACATTTTTTCCAGAGCGGATTTCGTGATTGTATTTTGTATAGCCACGCATGATGCCGCGTTGGTCGAAGACATCTTGAATCCAGTGAATGAATTCATTGCGACTTCCGGTCAGTTCCCCTTCTTGTGTGAACGGCGACGCCCCAGCGAATATTAGGACAGGCACTCTTCCTTTAGCTGCATTGTGGATCGCACCGCCTAAGTTTTGCGTACCGCATTCGACGTGGATGATGACCGCTTGTGGGATGCCTGTTTTTTGAGCGTACCCGTGAGCTGCGCTTAAGGCGACCATTTCATTCGGGCAGACGATAACCTCAGGTAGTTCCCGGTTATCTCGTTGTGCTTTCGCTAAACTTTCAATCATCGCTGGATGGTCACTGCCTAAATTTGCAAAAATATAAGAAACATTTGCTTCCTGTAACGCTTCTAAAAAAGCGGTGCTTGTCGTATACATTAGATCTCCCTCTTTCTTCTATTATAAAAAGTACGCTTTGTTTTCCACGATCATTGCCTGAATCGTTTTGGCTGATTGGGTAAGCGCCTTCGTTTCTTGATCACTTAAATCCCACTCGATGATTTGTTGAATCCCGTTTCGATTTACCTT
Proteins encoded:
- a CDS encoding thiamine pyrophosphate-dependent enzyme: MSGPDENGYKLNGDGSYLFSIPSSVHWMAKRYETPFLTIIYNNHGWKSPKLSTLGVHPTGIAQQTNQFFVDFTPDADLSKIAEAAGGAYAKKVERADELRDAIHECLEVVKGGRVAVLDVSLPNV
- a CDS encoding thiamine pyrophosphate-binding protein, encoding MYTTSTAFLEALQEANVSYIFANLGSDHPAMIESLAKAQRDNRELPEVIVCPNEMVALSAAHGYAQKTGIPQAVIIHVECGTQNLGGAIHNAAKGRVPVLIFAGASPFTQEGELTGSRNEFIHWIQDVFDQRGIMRGYTKYNHEIRSGKNVKQLVHRAMQFAKSEPKGPVYLMGHGK